A genomic stretch from Helianthus annuus cultivar XRQ/B chromosome 1, HanXRQr2.0-SUNRISE, whole genome shotgun sequence includes:
- the LOC110945085 gene encoding succinate-semialdehyde dehydrogenase, mitochondrial isoform X5, which yields MIARKVGPALASGCTLVIKPSELTPLIALAAAELALQLGIPPGVLNVVMGDPPSIGVSLLESTQVRKITFTGSTGVGKKLMAGASETVKKVSLELGRNAPCIIFDDADLELAVKVCQLNSITLDNNVYAQIEYLCKKRGCTWGHWIFCNWCNILWCDRNYQKVDSRNTSESWRSLGSSHCWCFRQADWMHEVVVRWLYNLGQ from the exons ATGATTGCTCGCAAGGTTGGCCCTGCTCTTGCCTCTGGCTGTACTCTGGTCATAAAGCCCTCTGAGCTCACACCATTGATCGCCTTAGCAGCAGCTGAGCTGGCCCTTCAATTGGGAATTCCGCCT GGTGTCTTGAATGTGGTCATGGGAGATCCTCCTAGCATTGGTGTTTCTCTACTAGAGAGCACACAG gTCAGGAAGATAACATTTACTGGTTCCACCGGTGTTGGAAAGAAGCTGATGGCTGGTGCATCAGAGACTGTTAAAAAG GTATCTCTTGAACTTGGTCGTAACGCGCCTTGCATAATCTTCGATGATGCTGACCTGGAATTGGCAGTGAAGGT TTGTCAACTAAATTCAATAACACTGGACAACAATGTGTATGCACAAATAGAATACTTGTGCAAGAAG AGAGGCTGTACCTGGGGCCACTGGATCTTCTGCAACTGGTGCAACATACTTTGGTGTGATAGAAACTACCAAAAAGTGGATTCGAGAAACACATCTGAATCTTGGCGGTCACTCGGCTCCTCTCATTGCTGGTGCTTTAGGCAG